One region of Streptomyces leeuwenhoekii genomic DNA includes:
- the mycP gene encoding type VII secretion-associated serine protease mycosin encodes MRTTLADDDVRFQIDDTSCSFPSDPIKGTPWSLQRVVLDQLWQDTKGKGVKVAVIDTGVDAVNPQLRPAVVNGKDFLSKGGNGKTDEVGHGTKVAGIIAARKSDESGFIGIAPEATIIPIRQNDDQGTGNVGTMIQAIKYAADAGAEVINISQDTASKMDPTVHAAFQAVIRYAQEKDAVIVAAAGNNGADGKIKETYPAAYPGVLAVAASDRNNARAPFSQSGRFVGVAAPGIDMISTVPAGGHCVDQGTSFAAPYVSGVAALIRAKHPDWTYKQVITQIEQTADRTKPGRDDFVGWGVVDPAAAVNEDTTEPSEKGPTPDPIGPAGDSADVQAATLVLGESRQERMERYALYVLATGAAVVLLLFGGGRVLSDWRRKQGVGSNVESTGS; translated from the coding sequence GTGCGGACCACTTTGGCCGACGACGACGTGCGGTTCCAGATCGACGACACGAGCTGCTCGTTCCCGTCCGATCCCATCAAGGGAACCCCTTGGTCCCTGCAACGCGTCGTCCTCGACCAGTTGTGGCAGGACACCAAGGGCAAGGGCGTCAAGGTCGCCGTCATCGACACCGGCGTCGACGCCGTGAACCCGCAACTGAGGCCGGCCGTCGTCAACGGCAAGGACTTCCTGTCGAAGGGCGGCAACGGCAAGACCGACGAGGTCGGCCACGGCACCAAGGTGGCGGGCATCATCGCCGCACGCAAGTCCGACGAGAGCGGCTTCATCGGCATCGCCCCAGAAGCCACGATCATCCCGATCCGTCAGAACGACGACCAGGGCACCGGCAACGTCGGCACGATGATCCAGGCCATCAAGTACGCGGCCGACGCCGGCGCCGAGGTCATCAACATCTCGCAGGACACCGCGTCCAAGATGGACCCGACGGTCCACGCCGCCTTCCAGGCGGTCATCAGGTACGCCCAGGAGAAGGACGCCGTGATCGTCGCCGCGGCCGGCAACAACGGCGCGGACGGCAAGATCAAGGAGACCTACCCCGCGGCGTACCCGGGCGTCCTCGCGGTCGCGGCCTCCGACCGCAACAACGCCCGCGCCCCGTTCTCCCAGTCGGGCAGGTTCGTGGGCGTCGCGGCACCGGGCATCGACATGATCTCGACGGTCCCCGCGGGCGGCCACTGCGTCGACCAGGGCACCAGCTTCGCGGCCCCCTACGTCTCGGGCGTCGCGGCCCTGATCCGCGCCAAGCACCCCGACTGGACCTACAAGCAGGTCATCACCCAGATCGAGCAGACGGCGGACCGCACCAAGCCGGGCCGCGACGACTTCGTCGGCTGGGGAGTCGTCGACCCGGCCGCCGCGGTCAACGAAGACACCACGGAGCCTTCCGAGAAGGGTCCGACACCCGACCCGATCGGCCCCGCGGGCGACTCCGCCGACGTCCAGGCCGCGACCCTGGTCCTCGGCGAATCCCGCCAGGAGCGGATGGAACGGTACGCCCTGTACGTCCTGGCGACCGGCGCCGCCGTGGTGCTCCTGCTGTTCGGAGGCGGACGGGTCCTGAGCGACTGGCGACGCAAGCAGGGCGTGGGCAGCAACGTGGAATCAACGGGGAGTTGA
- a CDS encoding WXG100 family type VII secretion target, translating into MSGQILVNFQTISQAAQDVRSTANNIRRQLDELEAGVAKIATSWEGQAQEAYRAKQAEWDQRANSMQQTLEAIAKALDSAAQNYQATEQKNASIWGG; encoded by the coding sequence ATGTCCGGGCAGATCCTCGTCAATTTCCAGACGATCTCCCAGGCCGCCCAGGACGTCCGCTCGACCGCGAACAACATTCGCCGTCAGCTGGACGAACTCGAGGCCGGCGTTGCGAAGATCGCCACCAGCTGGGAAGGCCAGGCGCAGGAGGCCTACCGCGCCAAGCAGGCCGAGTGGGACCAGCGTGCCAACTCCATGCAGCAGACGCTCGAGGCCATCGCCAAGGCCCTCGACAGCGCCGCTCAGAACTACCAGGCCACCGAGCAGAAGAACGCCTCCATCTGGGGCGGCTGA
- a CDS encoding WXG100 family type VII secretion target: MAGQQFTMTEEAMIAFSGRISSVNSSIQSEIRRLQTVIDTITGGWKGSAATAYNNLQSQVNQDANKINQILNDIKEAIDQSTKAYAASEEEQRASIQSIAAQSPFG, translated from the coding sequence AGGCGATGATCGCGTTCAGCGGTCGCATCTCCTCGGTCAACTCCTCGATTCAGTCCGAGATCCGTCGCCTGCAGACCGTGATCGACACCATCACGGGCGGCTGGAAGGGCTCGGCGGCCACCGCGTACAACAACCTGCAGTCGCAGGTCAACCAGGATGCGAACAAGATCAACCAGATCTTGAACGACATCAAGGAAGCGATCGACCAGAGCACCAAGGCTTACGCGGCTTCGGAAGAGGAGCAGCGCGCGTCCATCCAGAGCATCGCTGCTCAGTCCCCGTTCGGATGA